The Coleofasciculus sp. FACHB-1120 region GGTACAATCAATGACTCTGCGTCTAAAATCTAAAAGCTAATCGCTAAAGAGCTGATGGCTTAAAATCCAAACAGGAACATTCTTCATCAACATGATCAAACTGCGATTAAAGAGATACGGCAAAAAGCGGGAAGCTAGCTACCGGATTGTGGCAATGCAAAGCACTTCCCGCCGTGATGGGCGTCCTTTGGAAGAACTGGGATTTTACAACCCCAGAACTGATGAAGTTAGACTAAATGAGCCAGCCCTCACCAAGCGCCTCCAACAGGGAGCGCAGCCTACGCCAACGGTGCGCCGGATTCTTCAAAAAGCTAATGTCTTGGAACAAGTCAGTGCCCCAACTACCGCATGAGTCCGAGTTGGATTCCTCAGCTTCAACCAGTCAGCCTATAAGGTCATCCCACGGGAGTTCGCTACCCGATTATGCCGCTCTCGTGAAATTTTTGGTGCAGCCGTTTTTAGAATCACCAAAATTGCTGAGCGTGGACTGCGAAATGTCGCAGGGGAATACTAAAGCATGGGTGCGGCTGGCTTTTGAAGGCGAAGATAAGGGAAGAGTTTTTGGTCGGGGAGGGCGTAATATTCAGGCTATTCGGACGGTGATTGAAGCGGCTGCGAAAGCTGCCAATCAATCTGTGTACCTGGATATCTATGGGAGTTCAGCGCGATCGCTTGAAAGTACGCCGGGAAGTCCAGAAGTTGCGAAAAAAGATCCACCTCGCCGGTCTTCCTCGGTAGCAGCTCCCAAATTCCGCTCCCGTTAAAACTTTAGACGGTTAGCATTGAGGAGGTGATGGATCGCCTCCGATTATGGATATCTCCTAAGTAAATCGCCTGTTATCTTTCGCAAAAGGGGCTATTAACGTGGCATTGGAACTAACCAAAAGCTAGTGTTGATGGTTAACCTCAGCAAAAAAGACAGCGAGTGGCTGCAAGTCCGTTTGGTTGAACACAAGTCGATTAACTCGGCGTGAAGATGCAACCAACTAGAAAATCTAGCGATGCGGAATTTTCTAGGAAGTTCAATCTCGCCAACGGTACGAAAAGCCGAGTATTCGTCGAAAGCGGAAGCCTCCCGTCAGTGCCTATGCTCTCATTGAGGATCTGTAGCCAATTAAATTGGGACGCCTGAGCTGTTATGGCAATGTCTATATATCGGGCGTCTTTTCGCATCATAGGGGCAGATTTTACCAACGATCCCCTCCTCTCACCGACGACTGCTATAAACTCGCCCATAATATTAAGATGACCGAGGCATTTAAAACAATACATCTACCAAGTGCCAATAGCGCGATCGCCTTAGCAGGCGATCGAGAAGAAAACCTCAAAACCCTGGCAAAAACAACTGGCGCGATTCTAGTGTTGCGGGGTCAAGAACTGATGGTTTCTGGGACTCCTAAACAAGTAGACCGCACCAACGATCTGGTGAACGCCCTCAAACCTTTCTGGAAAGACGGGAAGCGGATCTCCAAAGTAGATATCCGCACGGCTTGTCAAGCCCTGGATACGGGACGCCAGGTGGAATGGCAAGCAATGCAAGAGGAAGTTCTTGCCCGAAACCGTCGCGGCGAAGATATTCGAGCCAAAACATTTCCTCAGTGGCAGTATATCCAAGCAGTACGCAGCCACGACCTCACCTTCTGCATTGGCCCAGCAGGCACCGGCAAGACCTACCTAGCAGCCGTTCTGGCAGTTCAGGCGCTGCTGTCCGATCAGTACGAACGACTGATTCTAACCCGTCCAGCAGTGGAAGCTGGGGAAAAATTGGGCTTTTTGCCTGGGGACTTACAGCAGAAAATCGATCCATTTCTGCGCCCCCTTTATGACGCGCTCTATGAATTTATCGATACAGATAAAATTCCTAGTTTGATGGAACGCGGGGTGATTGAAGTCGCTCCCCTGGCTTATATGCGGGGACGAACCCTCAACAACTCCTTTGTAATTGTCGATGAAGCCCAGAACACCACCCCGGCACAGATGAAAATGGTGCTGACTCGCCTGGGGTTTCGTTCTCGCATGGTGGTCACGGGCGATATCACTCAGACCGATTTACCACTTAACCAACAATCTGGGTTAGCCGTTGCCCAAAAAATCCTCCAACGAGTTGAAGGGATTGCCTTCTGCAATCTCTCCAAAACTGATGTTGTCCGCAATCCGTTAGTTGAGCGAATTGTAGCGGCATACGAAAATGATGCGTTATGAGGGATGAGTGAGGAGAACTGTTCGGGTTTTCTAACCAAGAGAATGACGGTTCGCAGACTATTTGAAAATTTGCTTGCAGTTCTCCACCCAAAGCAATCAGGGAAGAGGTTCTCGAATTTGTGTGTCAAGAGTGCCTCAATTGCGCTTGCCCGATGGGGAGTGAATCCCTTTTAGAGGTAAAAAATGAACGATACCACAGTACTATTTCGTCCGGTGGGTCAAAAAGAGCTAGATTTAATCGGAGAAAGCGGCTACGCTGCCTTCCCAGCTCGGCTTCCCTACCAACCGATATTTTATCCAGTGCTAACTGAGGCGTATGCTGTGCAGATTGCTAGAGATTGGAACACGAAAGATGAAGCTTCTGGCTATGTAGGTTATGTCACCCGCTTTTATGTAAAAACGGAATTTCTAGCGCAGTATGACGTGCAGACAGTGGGTAGTTCTCAACACCAAGAGTATTGGATACCGGCGGAGGATTTAGCAGAGTTCAACCGGAATATTGTCGGGAAGATAGAAGCGATCGCTAAATTTCAACCCAAACCAGAAACCGCATCATAAAATGTTTTTTGTCTTAGCAGATACGACCTCGCTTCCCTGCGGCTGAGTGACCAACAGGGTTGTTGCCTACCCATCTTTCATCCACGGGTTCCGAAGCTAGCTGATAACGGCTATCTGAAGAAAGCCGAATTTGCTGAGAGTGGTTATCTAAGCTGGCATGAATTGTAAACATACCGAAAATCAAAACATCTCCAGCTTTGAAATCGGCGGTTAGCCAACGTCCTCCGTATTTTTTCCGCAGAGAAACAGGGTTTTTTGATAACGCCCCATTCCACCACTTTTCGCCAAAGGCATACAATTGGGCAGTCTTTCGGTTGGAACAATAACTATCTACATCCTTTCGCCCATAATTGTTTTTAATCCTTTCCAGCCGATGCGAGTTTTCTAAAATTATCAACCCCCCCATCTCCAGAGACACATCGCCCAAGGGTGTCCAAGTTGTGTAAAGGTCATGAGTTCCCCGCCCCATGTACACGATATCGCAGTGAGCATAAGTACCATGACCGGGGGCAACTGCCCTTAACCAGGTGTAATCGAAAGGTCGGACATCGCCGCCTAAAAAAACTTGATAAAATTCCATCATTCGATCCGAATAAAGCAGTTTTTTAATTGCCTGACTTTGGACTGCTAAATCGGGTCTAAAATGCATTTTCAATCCCGGTTTTGCCACGCATTCTAGAATCGGGTGTCCGGGTTCGAGACAATCTTCTGCGGCTAAGCGTTCGGCAATCTGCTGACGGCTGTGCCAAACCTCTTGGGGATTTAGAAGTGAGGGAAGGTATAAATACCCGTCCTGATACATCCGCTGGCACAGTTTCTCAGGCTGATTGAGTAAATTTGAAGAATCGCTTAAATAACCAAAAGCCTCACTGCTGCAATCGAGTTCGTAACCTAAAGAAGTGAGGATAGTTTTCTCAGGAATCACGAGCATAGCTTACGTATTTAACGTTGTTATTTTCTAGATTGCCCTAAAATTTTTCCTACTAGACAGATAAGTCATGTTCAATCAAGGACAATAATTTTCTCCTTTGAGAGGCTCTTCAACCCAGGTAGGCAGGGTCGTTCATCCAGCATTCATCCAGCGAAATTGTGCGATGAGGCAGGTTCATTGCCATTGCTAGAGTTGTGTTAAACTCTAAACTCCGATCGGGTAAAACCCAGTTGTCAAGCAACCACTAGAACTCTTACCGAGCATGGCAAACTATCAAAAGCTCGGCGCTACAGCGTCTTGTGAGGGCACTTTGCAAGAGCCTCGCTGTGATTAGCATCAACCTCACAGGTAGAACTGCTCGTGGTATAAGGATAGGCAATTCTCTCTGAAATTCTTTTATTACTTGATTGTATATTCATAATACTTGTCCCATAGTGGAAATGTCTAATAGACACGGCAGTTGCTGAGCGAACTCGTCTTTAGCATGATTTTGTCTGTTATCTGCACTCCTCTGAGCTACAACCTTAGACTTTATAAAATTTTTATAAATAAACCTTCTTGCTAGAGCCTAGCCTCTTGCAAAATGTTTAAATGGAATCAAAGAGTTATTTACTCTATCTTTTTCATTTTCAAGATATAAAAATGATGTTTTTATGATCCTTGTAATATGGCAAAGCTACTTCAGCTATTGAGGATTACCATCATCGTGTTGATACTCCTTGTATCCACAACGAGTGTCTATTCTGCTCAACCAGCTTTGGCTCAGCCTCATACTGTTCTGCATCGATTGGCAGAACAACAGGAGTATAGGCTTCCAGAAGCGAATTTGTTTGCTCAAGTTAGCAATATCAACCAGTTCCGGGATGTTTCCCCAAGAAATCGGTATTACAAGGCACTTCAACACTTAGTTGAACGATATGGAATTGATGTCGCCTTGTATAAGTGTCCATTTACCGATGTGAAACTAGCAGATTGCAAGCAGCCTATATTTCGAGGAAACGATCCGTTACTAAGAAGAGATTTTGTCATGTATTTGAATGATGCACTTGACAGCTTCAACAATATTCCTGCTGCTGGTGGTGGTGATGTCATTTTCTCTAGGAACGATGTAGAGGTAGTAGCTTCCCAGTGGAATGATGAAAGTCGTTCGATCGAGCAAGAACTCACCCAAATAGAAGCTCGGTTAAATTTATTAGAACGAAGAGTTTATGGGGACTAACCATGAGAAAACGAATTCAAAAGTTCTTTGTTCAATTTACCGTCTTTGTGTTGGTCATTCTGGCAGTATCTCAAATAGCACTATCCTCAGATGTAACGCCACTTCAAGATATAGGAGATATATCTCGAAATGATATCGAGTTTGAAGCTTTGCGATCGGTTGTTGAACGTTATGGGATTAATGTGGCGCTTCCCGATCGCACCTTTCGCGGCAAACAAGTCCTAACAAGAGGAGATTTTGTCATTTATTTGAATGATACGTTGATGCTAATAAAGTCACTGTTATTAGCTTCTACGGCGGATCAACCCGATTTGATCAATTTAAATAACGACCTGGAATTAGTATCTACACAATTAGATACTAGCAATCAGGCGATCGCAACACGAATAGAGCGGATCAAAACTCGTCTGTTTAACTTGGAGTCCAAAGCCATAAATTCAAAGGCGTTGGAAGATGGGCAAGACTACACGAAAAATCAGATAATCCCCGAAGTTAATCCCATCAAATATAAATATCAATATATTAGTCAACTTTCCACTCTTCTCCGAGCTGAAGTGAAAGATATCACTCCTAACGATCCGTATTATGAAGCACTGGGGAGTGTTTTAGAAAACCATGAAATTAATGTCCTTCTACCAGATTCAACTTTCAAAGGAAAAGAACCCTTAACGAGAGGGGATTTCGCCATTTACTTAAGTGATGCGCTTGCTCGCTTAGAGGAACTTAAGGAGGCTGCCGATCCAATTCGGACTAGCCAAGAAAGATTGAGTCAAATCCAAAATAAATTAAGTGTCAATCGTCGTTCTAAGCAAAAGGAATTAGAGAGCATCAAAAAGCGATTAAATGTCTTAGAAAATAAAATTATCGGTTTTAATTAATCAGATAATAGCCTATTAGCGCTATAACTATGAAATTTTTGATTATCAGTTTTTTTCCTCTGTATATATTTTTATTCTCTTCTCAGCAATGGTTGGCGGCTTTTCCAACTACCGCGCAATCATATAACATGAAAAGCAAAAGCCTAGGAATTAGAAGTTATGAAGCAGAAAAACTCCTCAAGCTTGGGATTGAATACCATCGAAATGAACAGAGAGAAGAAGCGTTAAAAAAATATCAACAGGCTTTGGAAATTTATCGAGAGATTCGCGATCGCAAAGGCGAAGCTAGTGCCCTACATCTGATTGCTGCGATTCATAATACGCTAGCTAACTATCCAGAAGCCATTCAATCTTATCAACAAGCCCTGCAACTATACCGCGACATACAGAATAAAAAGGGTGAAGCCAGTGTTCTTAACAGTTTAGGCAGCGTTCACCAACAACAGGGAAAATTTTCTGATGCTTCAGCGTTCTATCAGCAAGCTGTGGAAATGCTTAAGAAGGCAGGCGATCGCCCTGGAGAAACAGATACTTTAAATAATATTGGCTCACTCTATTATTCTCAAGGACAGTATGCTCAAGCATTAAATTCTTATCAACAGAGCCTCAGCATTTCTGAAAGATTAAATGATGATCAACGCCTTGGCTCAATCCTAAATAATATTGGTTTAGTGTATAGTGCGCTAGGTCAACATTCCGAAGCCTTAAACTTTTATCAACGTGGATTACAAATACAAAAATCGATTGGAAATCTTCAGGGATTAGGAACGACGCTGCATAACATTGGTTTTACTTATGCTCAGATTGGGCAGACTCTCAAAGCCATTAGTTTTTATCAGCAAGCGTTAGCCGTGCGAAAGTTTGTGGGAGACAAGTCAGGGGAAGCAAAAACTCTAAATAATTTGGGGTTTTCTCATGAAAAATTAGGACGGATTTCTCAGGCACTCAAATCTCTGGAGCAAGCTTTAGCAATTTTTCGAGCGATTCAAGACAAGGTCGGAGAAGGAAATACGCTCGACAGCATTGGAACCTTATATAGGAATCGGGACGAGTACACCAAAGCCTTCACGTTTTATCAGCAAAGTTTAGTAATTTGGCAAGCGATCGCTGCTCCGGCAAGCGAACGGATCACGCTGAGCAACATTGGCAAGCTTTTGGAAAAGCAGAAAAAATCAGAACTCGCAATTGTGTTCTATAAACAAGCGATTAATGTAACAGAAGAAATTCGGCAAACTTTGAAAGTCTTGCCCAGAGATTTTCAAGAATCTTACACAGAAACTGTGGGAGAAACTTATCGATCGCTTGCGGATCTGTTGCTTAGGCAAGACCGAATATTAGAAGCGCAACAGGTTCTGGATCTCCTGAAAGTACAAGAACTGGATGATTACCTGCGAAACGTGCGGGGCAATCCGCAGACGGCGCAAGGAATCGAAGTCCTCAATCCCGAAGCAGAAATCTTGAGAAAGTATAGTATCCTGCAAGAATCTGCTGTCAAACTCGGTCAGGAACTCGCCCAGTTGCGGGAAGTACCGGAAACTAAGCGTACCGAACAACAACAGCAACGAATTGCCCAACTGGTGCAATTAGAAATAGAACTGAACCAGCAATTCAACCAGTTTCTGAATCGTTCTGATGTGCTGGTACTGGTGGAACAACTCAGTCGTGCCGTCCGACGCCAGAACATCAACCTGGAAGACCTGAATGCTTTGCGGGATACGTTGCGAAAATACCGGGCAGTGCTGCTTTATCCGCTGATTCTGGATGATCGTATCGAACTCATCCTCACTACTTCCGATTCGCCACCTCTTCGCCGTACCGTCGATGTTAAACGCGAAGACCTCAACAAAGCAGTTTTAGAATTTCGTCAGATACTACAAAACCCTAGTAAGCCCAAGCGATCGCAAGAGGTGGCTCAAATGCTTTATACCTGGCTAATCAAACCTCTAGAAGCCGAGTTGAAGCAGGCAAATGTTCGAACAATCATCTATGCTCCCGATGGGCAACTGCGATATATCCCGCTAGCTGCATTGTATGACGGTCAACGCTGGTTGGTGCAGCGGTACCAAGTCAATAATATTACCGCTCGTTCCCTGACTGATTTCTCAACTCCACCGGCATCTCAGGAGCGTTTGTTGGCAGGAGCTTTTGTGCAAGGTACCTACAACTTTCAAGTTGGAGATCGGCAATTTGTCTTTAATG contains the following coding sequences:
- a CDS encoding KH domain-containing protein, which gives rise to MSWNKSVPQLPHESELDSSASTSQPIRSSHGSSLPDYAALVKFLVQPFLESPKLLSVDCEMSQGNTKAWVRLAFEGEDKGRVFGRGGRNIQAIRTVIEAAAKAANQSVYLDIYGSSARSLESTPGSPEVAKKDPPRRSSSVAAPKFRSR
- a CDS encoding phytanoyl-CoA dioxygenase family protein, whose product is MLVIPEKTILTSLGYELDCSSEAFGYLSDSSNLLNQPEKLCQRMYQDGYLYLPSLLNPQEVWHSRQQIAERLAAEDCLEPGHPILECVAKPGLKMHFRPDLAVQSQAIKKLLYSDRMMEFYQVFLGGDVRPFDYTWLRAVAPGHGTYAHCDIVYMGRGTHDLYTTWTPLGDVSLEMGGLIILENSHRLERIKNNYGRKDVDSYCSNRKTAQLYAFGEKWWNGALSKNPVSLRKKYGGRWLTADFKAGDVLIFGMFTIHASLDNHSQQIRLSSDSRYQLASEPVDERWVGNNPVGHSAAGKRGRIC
- the rpsP gene encoding 30S ribosomal protein S16, whose protein sequence is MIKLRLKRYGKKREASYRIVAMQSTSRRDGRPLEELGFYNPRTDEVRLNEPALTKRLQQGAQPTPTVRRILQKANVLEQVSAPTTA
- a CDS encoding CHAT domain-containing protein, which produces MKSKSLGIRSYEAEKLLKLGIEYHRNEQREEALKKYQQALEIYREIRDRKGEASALHLIAAIHNTLANYPEAIQSYQQALQLYRDIQNKKGEASVLNSLGSVHQQQGKFSDASAFYQQAVEMLKKAGDRPGETDTLNNIGSLYYSQGQYAQALNSYQQSLSISERLNDDQRLGSILNNIGLVYSALGQHSEALNFYQRGLQIQKSIGNLQGLGTTLHNIGFTYAQIGQTLKAISFYQQALAVRKFVGDKSGEAKTLNNLGFSHEKLGRISQALKSLEQALAIFRAIQDKVGEGNTLDSIGTLYRNRDEYTKAFTFYQQSLVIWQAIAAPASERITLSNIGKLLEKQKKSELAIVFYKQAINVTEEIRQTLKVLPRDFQESYTETVGETYRSLADLLLRQDRILEAQQVLDLLKVQELDDYLRNVRGNPQTAQGIEVLNPEAEILRKYSILQESAVKLGQELAQLREVPETKRTEQQQQRIAQLVQLEIELNQQFNQFLNRSDVLVLVEQLSRAVRRQNINLEDLNALRDTLRKYRAVLLYPLILDDRIELILTTSDSPPLRRTVDVKREDLNKAVLEFRQILQNPSKPKRSQEVAQMLYTWLIKPLEAELKQANVRTIIYAPDGQLRYIPLAALYDGQRWLVQRYQVNNITARSLTDFSTPPASQERLLAGAFVQGTYNFQVGDRQFVFNGLQFAGEEVDGLAATIPNTTKLIDKAFGREAVLPKLNDYSIIHFATHAAFLTGQPEESFILFGNGDRATLRDVENWSLQNVDLVVLSACETGLGGLGNGEEILGLGYQFQRAGARAAIASLWAVNDNSTQVFMTAFYQALKTPGVTKAEALRQAQVALIGEEETTSAASRGIEVVTNTETLSRPTNTPFAHPYYWAPFILIGNGL
- a CDS encoding PhoH family protein; protein product: MTEAFKTIHLPSANSAIALAGDREENLKTLAKTTGAILVLRGQELMVSGTPKQVDRTNDLVNALKPFWKDGKRISKVDIRTACQALDTGRQVEWQAMQEEVLARNRRGEDIRAKTFPQWQYIQAVRSHDLTFCIGPAGTGKTYLAAVLAVQALLSDQYERLILTRPAVEAGEKLGFLPGDLQQKIDPFLRPLYDALYEFIDTDKIPSLMERGVIEVAPLAYMRGRTLNNSFVIVDEAQNTTPAQMKMVLTRLGFRSRMVVTGDITQTDLPLNQQSGLAVAQKILQRVEGIAFCNLSKTDVVRNPLVERIVAAYENDAL